The following coding sequences lie in one Spirosoma sp. KUDC1026 genomic window:
- a CDS encoding SMP-30/gluconolactonase/LRE family protein yields MTTTTPQPVSVAYTAEGDSANLIAPGATLQRVSDQFSFTEGPAVDKDGTVYFTDQPNNKIWRYGTDGTLSLFMDNAGRSNGMYFDAAGNLISCADANNELWSISPDKKVTVLMSGYNGKRLNGPNDVWVDAKGNSYFTDPLYKRDYWTHSGPEVDGQNLFFLPKGKKEPVLIDGNYKRPNGIIGTPDGKTLYVADIGDSKTYKYQINGDGSLSNRQLFTNQGSDGMTLDEKGNVYLTGKGVMVYNPAGELILTIPVPEGWTGNICFAGKDRKTLFITASKSVYTLAMQVAGAR; encoded by the coding sequence ATGACTACTACCACTCCGCAGCCCGTTTCCGTAGCCTATACGGCGGAAGGGGATTCGGCGAATCTGATCGCGCCGGGGGCTACGCTGCAACGCGTGTCCGACCAGTTTTCATTTACCGAAGGCCCTGCCGTCGATAAAGACGGTACTGTGTACTTCACCGATCAGCCCAACAACAAAATCTGGCGCTACGGGACCGACGGTACGCTGAGCCTGTTCATGGACAATGCCGGTCGCTCGAACGGCATGTATTTTGACGCAGCCGGTAACCTGATTTCCTGCGCCGACGCCAACAATGAACTCTGGTCAATCAGCCCGGACAAAAAAGTGACGGTGCTGATGTCGGGTTATAACGGCAAACGGCTCAACGGTCCGAACGACGTATGGGTAGACGCCAAAGGAAATTCATATTTCACCGACCCGCTCTACAAGCGGGACTACTGGACCCACAGCGGTCCCGAAGTTGACGGGCAGAACCTGTTTTTTCTGCCCAAAGGCAAGAAAGAACCCGTCCTGATTGACGGAAACTACAAACGGCCCAACGGAATCATCGGTACGCCCGACGGCAAAACGCTGTACGTAGCCGACATTGGCGACAGCAAAACCTACAAATACCAGATCAATGGGGATGGTAGCCTGAGCAACCGCCAGTTGTTCACCAATCAGGGATCCGATGGGATGACGCTGGACGAAAAAGGAAACGTGTATCTGACCGGAAAAGGCGTTATGGTCTACAATCCGGCGGGTGAACTGATCCTGACGATTCCCGTGCCGGAAGGCTGGACGGGAAACATTTGCTTTGCCGGTAAAGACCGAAAAACGCTGTTCATAACCGCATCAAAATCGGTCTACACGCTGGCGATGCAGGTGGCGGGCGCTCGATAA
- a CDS encoding carboxypeptidase-like regulatory domain-containing protein, whose amino-acid sequence MPPSARFTIKKRIEPPITLYFILIIGLICHQPAQLFGQVVRCTVVDRLTQKEVPYVSIASTQTGAGIHADEEGYFEWGSTRSGDTLAISCVGYKPLKVAFDLLDQDRMNRLALSPDTVILKEFVVKPGTRKRTKEIGFYHYPPNSKRGMAAGGISDNQVFVNYYKNNEGKEGLLSRLLFDLKASNPGQGSSKARIRIMRYDPETGLPGNDLLPKDIIVSITPLSHDIALSVEKYNVPFPVEGIFIGLEFICHNEFIYKNQSLKKQKSDCPLIRMTREKEYDQIGKGYYWTKFRNKWQWVCISDGSAFPNKAMVGNVFKFGARVVFYE is encoded by the coding sequence ATGCCTCCATCAGCACGGTTCACAATAAAGAAGCGTATCGAGCCCCCTATTACTCTTTATTTCATCCTGATTATTGGTCTTATATGCCATCAGCCTGCCCAGTTGTTCGGACAGGTCGTTCGTTGCACCGTAGTGGACCGACTTACCCAAAAAGAAGTCCCTTATGTAAGCATAGCGTCAACGCAGACGGGCGCAGGTATACACGCAGACGAAGAAGGTTATTTCGAGTGGGGAAGTACGCGTAGCGGAGATACGCTGGCTATATCCTGCGTGGGTTATAAACCGCTCAAAGTTGCCTTTGATCTGCTCGATCAGGACCGGATGAATCGACTTGCCCTCAGCCCTGATACGGTTATACTGAAGGAATTTGTTGTTAAACCCGGCACTAGAAAAAGGACGAAGGAGATAGGTTTCTACCATTACCCTCCGAACTCAAAACGAGGTATGGCGGCTGGCGGCATATCAGACAACCAGGTGTTTGTCAACTATTACAAAAACAACGAGGGGAAGGAAGGATTGCTTTCCCGGTTGCTGTTCGACCTGAAAGCTTCTAATCCAGGACAGGGGAGCTCGAAAGCCCGAATTCGGATTATGCGTTACGATCCGGAAACCGGCTTGCCCGGTAACGATTTGTTACCCAAAGACATTATTGTCAGCATCACTCCTTTGTCCCATGACATTGCGCTATCGGTAGAAAAATACAATGTTCCGTTCCCTGTGGAAGGTATTTTTATCGGCCTTGAGTTTATCTGCCACAACGAATTCATTTACAAAAATCAGTCGCTGAAAAAGCAAAAATCGGATTGTCCGCTTATCCGTATGACCAGGGAAAAAGAATATGACCAAATTGGCAAAGGGTATTACTGGACAAAGTTTCGCAACAAATGGCAATGGGTTTGTATTTCGGACGGATCCGCGTTCCCCAACAAGGCTATGGTAGGAAACGTCTTTAAGTTCGGGGCCAGGGTCGTGTTCTACGAGTAA
- a CDS encoding TonB-dependent receptor, whose translation MKYFLLGLCLLVCALENHAQIPYLLSGTVIDSTTRQPLVRAAIVLDYEKSAKGTYTDANGRFSINVSPGRHVLVVRYVGYVPYREVLSVHDNKSLTIALASVASQLEEVAVTSKGFDRNVRQPLLGVSQISMTAIRKMPAALGETDILRSLQMLPGVSSVGEAANGVNIRGGTTDQNLILLDDTPIFNPTHMFGLFSVFPPDAVSGLDLYKGNVPARYGGRAASVLDVNLRNPDLNQTKLDGGVSQVANRLTIETPLIKGKLGLLVSGRGAFNDFLLRLVSDRLTDIRAKFGDGTAKLFWRVDDRNTVTAMGYYSADQFQTNLLGSLANVNAINTQYAQQTANGMVRWFHSFTPQLNLQTTALVARYVPRIISTEDSTGNQVVLKQSLLQRQIKSNLNYQLTNQKIELGISGTHYQINPGELLPNGSPSVDYRKTPLENALELALHAEDEISVTDKLAISAGLRYSHFLTLGPSVVRQYSISEAGFDASTVVDSIRYGTGQVSAQYGGFEPRLGLRYALSPNSSVKFGYNLMRQYLQVITNTTTPLPTSRWKTSDAHIRPQVSQLWSAGYSHNSRNNIFELSAEIYWRSTQHILDYKPGADFLLQAYPETQLLDGRSKAYGLELMVAKKKGELTGWVNYTYSRTLNQVNQGATFQQRINGGDWYRANYDRPHSLNASLTINQGKHHSFSFNFAYSTGRPYTSPEGFIRYQNRNYPFYNERNQSRLPDYHRLDFAWNIYNPGLKNRRWQGHWTFTVYNLYGRRNVYSIFYRTEGQATNPYRLSIFAAPIPSLTYNFQFH comes from the coding sequence ATGAAATACTTCTTACTGGGGTTATGTCTGCTCGTCTGCGCGCTGGAAAACCACGCCCAGATTCCTTATTTGCTTTCTGGTACGGTAATCGATTCCACCACGCGGCAACCGCTCGTCCGGGCGGCTATCGTGCTGGACTACGAGAAGTCGGCAAAAGGTACCTACACGGATGCAAACGGCCGTTTTTCCATTAACGTCAGTCCCGGCCGACACGTACTCGTGGTGCGCTACGTGGGCTACGTCCCCTACCGCGAAGTCCTTTCCGTTCACGACAATAAATCCCTGACCATTGCCCTGGCCTCCGTAGCCAGCCAGTTGGAAGAAGTAGCCGTTACCAGCAAAGGTTTTGACCGGAACGTTCGCCAGCCCCTGCTGGGTGTCAGCCAGATCAGCATGACGGCCATCAGGAAAATGCCCGCGGCTCTGGGCGAAACTGATATTCTGCGCAGTCTGCAGATGCTGCCCGGCGTCAGCAGCGTGGGCGAGGCCGCCAACGGGGTCAACATCCGGGGGGGCACTACGGATCAGAACCTGATTCTGCTCGACGATACGCCCATTTTCAACCCCACCCACATGTTCGGGCTGTTCTCGGTCTTTCCGCCCGACGCTGTCAGCGGACTTGATCTGTACAAGGGTAACGTACCGGCCCGTTACGGGGGCCGGGCGGCTTCGGTCCTCGACGTCAACCTGCGCAATCCCGACCTGAACCAGACCAAACTCGACGGGGGGGTAAGTCAGGTAGCTAACCGGCTGACTATTGAAACCCCACTGATCAAAGGCAAACTGGGCCTGCTGGTGTCGGGGCGGGGTGCGTTCAACGATTTTCTGCTGCGGCTGGTGTCCGACCGGCTTACCGACATCCGGGCTAAGTTTGGCGACGGTACGGCCAAGCTATTCTGGCGGGTCGATGATCGCAACACCGTAACGGCCATGGGTTACTACAGTGCCGACCAGTTCCAGACGAATCTGCTGGGTAGTCTGGCCAACGTGAACGCCATCAATACGCAGTACGCCCAGCAGACCGCCAACGGCATGGTACGCTGGTTTCATTCCTTTACGCCCCAGCTGAACCTGCAGACGACGGCGCTGGTTGCCCGTTACGTTCCCAGAATCATATCGACCGAAGACAGCACGGGTAATCAGGTGGTGCTGAAGCAATCGCTGCTGCAGCGGCAGATCAAGTCGAACCTGAACTACCAGCTGACGAACCAGAAGATCGAACTGGGCATTAGCGGCACGCATTACCAGATCAATCCAGGGGAGCTGCTCCCCAACGGCAGCCCGTCGGTCGATTATCGGAAAACACCGCTGGAAAACGCGCTGGAACTGGCCCTGCACGCCGAAGACGAGATCAGCGTCACCGATAAACTGGCCATTTCGGCGGGGTTACGTTACTCCCATTTTCTGACGCTTGGCCCATCTGTTGTTCGTCAGTATAGCATTAGCGAAGCCGGTTTTGATGCGTCGACCGTAGTGGATTCGATCCGGTACGGGACCGGGCAGGTAAGCGCGCAGTACGGTGGTTTTGAACCCCGGCTGGGTCTACGCTACGCCCTGTCGCCCAACTCGTCGGTCAAGTTTGGCTATAACCTGATGCGGCAGTATCTGCAGGTTATCACCAATACGACAACGCCCCTGCCCACCTCGCGCTGGAAAACATCGGACGCCCACATCCGGCCGCAGGTGAGTCAGCTGTGGTCGGCGGGATACTCGCACAATTCCAGGAACAACATTTTTGAACTCTCGGCGGAGATCTACTGGCGCAGTACGCAGCACATTCTGGATTACAAACCAGGCGCCGATTTTCTGTTGCAGGCCTATCCCGAAACGCAGCTACTGGACGGACGCAGCAAGGCCTATGGGCTGGAACTGATGGTCGCCAAGAAAAAAGGTGAACTGACGGGCTGGGTCAATTATACCTACTCCCGAACGCTAAATCAGGTGAATCAGGGGGCTACGTTCCAGCAGCGGATTAACGGGGGGGACTGGTACCGCGCCAACTACGACCGGCCGCACAGCCTGAACGCCAGCCTGACCATCAACCAGGGGAAACACCATAGTTTCTCGTTTAATTTTGCCTACAGCACGGGTCGGCCGTATACGTCACCGGAGGGCTTTATCCGCTACCAGAACCGGAACTACCCGTTCTACAACGAGCGGAACCAGAGCCGGCTGCCCGACTATCACCGGCTGGACTTTGCCTGGAATATTTATAATCCCGGCCTGAAGAACCGGCGCTGGCAGGGCCACTGGACCTTTACGGTGTATAATCTATACGGTCGTCGAAACGTCTATTCCATCTTTTACCGGACCGAAGGGCAGGCCACGAACCCGTACCGCCTGAGCATCTTCGCGGCCCCAATTCCCAGCCTGACCTACAATTTTCAGTTTCATTAA
- a CDS encoding Gfo/Idh/MocA family protein, with protein MKDFTLNRRHFLQGTSAALALSALEGNAMAADLLAQDTTMAPLRVALIGTGWYGKSDLFRLIQVAPVEVIALCDVDKNQLDGAAKLVSQRQKSGKTPKLYGDYRKLLAENKLDIVLVGTPDHWHALQAIEAMKSGANVYVQKPISVDVMEGEAMVAAARKYKRVVQVGTQRKSTPHLIDAKKTVVDAGLLGNIKHVEMCCYYHMRNNGNPPVEPVPAFLDYEMWTGPAPLRPYDGLPHIRWWRTFKEYGNGIMGDMCIHMFDTVRWMLKLGWPNRISSTGGIYVQKDGKSNITDTQSALFEYDDLNCVWQHRSWGTPNNPDYPWSFTLYGDKGTLWASTMSYDFIPEGKDGPTKGEKIHKDVVYEKEKYPEDVTEDRIELNAAPATRLHMLDFLKAIETNGRPVADIEEGHISTASCLLANLSMEIGRPVVYDPKKREVVGDPEATKLLKRPYRQPWQHPDPKTV; from the coding sequence ATGAAGGATTTCACGCTTAATCGCCGTCATTTTTTGCAGGGTACGTCGGCCGCACTCGCGCTATCGGCGCTGGAAGGTAACGCTATGGCCGCTGATTTACTGGCCCAGGACACTACGATGGCCCCGCTGCGGGTGGCGCTGATCGGTACCGGCTGGTACGGCAAAAGTGATCTGTTCCGTCTGATTCAGGTGGCCCCCGTTGAGGTTATTGCGCTCTGCGATGTCGACAAAAACCAACTGGACGGCGCGGCTAAACTCGTGAGTCAGCGCCAGAAATCAGGCAAAACGCCCAAACTCTACGGCGACTACCGGAAGCTGCTAGCCGAAAATAAACTGGATATTGTGCTGGTCGGTACTCCCGATCACTGGCATGCACTACAGGCCATTGAGGCCATGAAATCCGGAGCCAACGTGTACGTGCAGAAACCTATCAGTGTGGACGTTATGGAAGGGGAGGCTATGGTCGCTGCCGCCCGGAAATACAAGCGCGTGGTGCAGGTCGGGACGCAGCGTAAAAGTACGCCACACCTGATCGACGCCAAGAAAACGGTCGTGGATGCTGGGCTACTGGGTAATATAAAGCACGTAGAAATGTGCTGCTATTATCACATGCGCAACAACGGGAATCCACCCGTGGAACCCGTACCCGCTTTTCTGGACTACGAAATGTGGACCGGTCCCGCGCCCCTGCGTCCGTACGATGGTTTGCCGCACATTCGCTGGTGGCGGACGTTCAAGGAATATGGCAACGGAATCATGGGCGATATGTGCATCCACATGTTTGACACCGTACGCTGGATGTTGAAGCTGGGCTGGCCTAACCGGATCAGCTCAACGGGCGGCATCTACGTGCAGAAAGACGGAAAATCCAACATCACCGATACGCAGTCGGCCCTGTTCGAGTATGATGATCTGAACTGCGTCTGGCAGCACCGCAGCTGGGGAACGCCCAACAACCCGGACTATCCCTGGTCATTTACGCTGTACGGCGATAAGGGAACGCTCTGGGCCAGTACAATGAGTTACGACTTCATTCCTGAAGGCAAAGACGGGCCAACGAAAGGAGAGAAGATTCATAAGGACGTCGTCTACGAGAAGGAGAAATATCCCGAAGACGTAACCGAAGACCGGATTGAACTGAATGCCGCTCCGGCCACGCGCCTGCACATGCTCGATTTCCTGAAAGCCATCGAAACCAACGGCCGACCTGTTGCCGACATTGAGGAGGGGCACATTTCGACCGCAAGTTGCCTGCTGGCCAACCTGTCGATGGAGATAGGACGTCCGGTAGTATATGATCCGAAGAAACGCGAGGTCGTAGGGGATCCGGAAGCGACCAAACTGCTGAAACGACCCTACCGCCAGCCCTGGCAGCACCCTGACCCAAAGACGGTGTAG
- a CDS encoding AEC family transporter — protein MNVLNELLTSVVPLYGFIILGYVANRWLGLESKPISKLLLYVLIPLVIFDNILKAEMTQLAVAMSIIFLLAALMNIPGQLAGRFFGKDLNQDLLNCSYSYFNIGWFGIPVVMALFGEEKMPLIISAYMGNVLYGDTVGYYLVSRSKDLPVSDSIKNVLKIPAIYALIVAIVANVMGFKMPESLEPVTKGASWTLSALGMMIIGITLTQVKFKEVDYKQFSKLMAVRYVAAAALLGALVWLESVLIGQLEGEEQKLMLLMATFPIAANLVVFASFLDTETENASVLVAFSSIISLVLVPVGCLLLFQNGG, from the coding sequence ATGAACGTACTAAATGAACTGCTGACCAGCGTCGTGCCGCTGTACGGCTTTATCATTCTGGGGTACGTGGCGAATCGATGGCTTGGTCTGGAAAGTAAGCCGATTTCCAAGTTGCTGCTTTACGTCCTGATTCCGCTGGTTATTTTCGATAACATTCTGAAAGCCGAAATGACCCAGCTGGCCGTGGCCATGTCCATCATTTTTCTGCTGGCGGCACTGATGAATATTCCTGGCCAGTTAGCCGGACGCTTTTTCGGAAAGGACCTGAACCAGGATCTGCTGAACTGTTCGTATTCGTATTTCAACATTGGCTGGTTCGGCATTCCGGTGGTGATGGCGCTGTTTGGCGAAGAGAAAATGCCGCTGATCATCAGTGCCTACATGGGCAACGTTCTGTACGGTGACACCGTCGGCTACTATCTGGTATCGCGCAGCAAAGACCTGCCCGTCAGCGACTCCATTAAGAACGTCCTCAAGATTCCGGCGATTTACGCCCTGATCGTTGCGATTGTTGCCAACGTAATGGGATTTAAGATGCCGGAAAGTCTGGAGCCCGTCACGAAAGGGGCAAGCTGGACGCTGTCGGCGCTAGGCATGATGATCATTGGGATAACGCTGACGCAAGTTAAGTTCAAGGAAGTCGATTATAAACAATTCAGTAAGCTGATGGCCGTGCGCTACGTAGCGGCCGCTGCGCTGCTGGGGGCACTGGTCTGGCTGGAATCCGTACTGATTGGCCAACTCGAAGGCGAAGAACAGAAACTGATGCTGTTGATGGCCACGTTTCCCATTGCCGCTAATCTGGTCGTCTTTGCGTCCTTTCTGGACACTGAAACGGAGAACGCGTCGGTGCTGGTGGCGTTTTCATCCATTATTTCGCTGGTGCTTGTACCGGTTGGCTGTCTGCTGCTGTTTCAAAACGGGGGCTAG
- a CDS encoding aldose epimerase family protein, with protein sequence MLDSQQTLAQKAGVDQTVFGKFPDGREAQLFTLRNAAGMTVQITNYGGYIVSWTAPDRQGKQENIVLGVPTFADYLAGTPNFGPIVGRFANRIGKAKFTLDGTTYTLAANNNTNHIHGGPQGFDKKLWAATPVDGAEPAVKLHYTSPDGEEGYPGTLSVDVTYTLQKDNALRIDYQATTDKPTVVNLTNHTYFNLSGMKQDIQQHEVMINADQVLATDKGQIPTGERLAVKGTAFDFNQPTVVGKHINDTTGQQPANVQLHYAKGFDHCWIFPDQSNKLKLGATVYEPTSGRLLTMYTTEPAVQFYTGNNLKGNKTGKEGVAFASRYGLCLETQHFPDSPNHPDFPTTTLRPGERFQSTTVYKLSTK encoded by the coding sequence ATGCTCGATTCACAACAGACACTCGCCCAGAAGGCGGGTGTTGATCAGACCGTTTTTGGCAAGTTTCCCGACGGACGCGAAGCCCAGTTGTTCACATTACGTAACGCGGCTGGCATGACAGTTCAGATCACCAACTACGGCGGCTACATCGTTTCCTGGACGGCTCCCGACCGGCAAGGCAAGCAGGAAAACATTGTACTGGGTGTCCCAACTTTTGCCGATTATCTGGCCGGTACGCCCAACTTCGGCCCCATCGTTGGGCGATTTGCGAACCGCATTGGCAAAGCGAAATTCACGCTGGACGGTACAACCTATACGCTGGCGGCTAACAACAACACGAATCATATTCACGGTGGCCCGCAAGGCTTCGACAAGAAACTCTGGGCCGCTACGCCCGTTGACGGCGCAGAACCGGCGGTTAAACTGCATTACACCTCCCCCGACGGCGAGGAGGGCTACCCCGGTACGCTGTCGGTCGATGTTACGTACACCCTTCAGAAAGACAATGCCTTACGTATCGATTACCAGGCCACAACCGACAAGCCAACCGTCGTCAATCTGACGAATCACACTTATTTTAACCTGAGTGGGATGAAGCAGGATATTCAGCAGCACGAGGTGATGATCAACGCCGATCAGGTACTGGCAACCGACAAAGGGCAGATTCCAACCGGCGAACGATTGGCCGTTAAGGGTACAGCCTTCGATTTCAACCAGCCTACCGTCGTCGGGAAGCACATCAACGACACGACCGGTCAGCAGCCCGCTAACGTGCAGCTCCACTACGCCAAAGGGTTTGACCACTGCTGGATTTTTCCGGATCAATCGAACAAGCTGAAACTGGGCGCTACGGTTTACGAACCGACTAGCGGTCGTCTGTTGACGATGTACACCACCGAGCCAGCCGTTCAGTTCTACACGGGCAACAACCTGAAAGGCAATAAGACCGGCAAGGAGGGGGTCGCATTCGCGAGCCGGTACGGGTTGTGCCTGGAAACCCAGCACTTCCCCGATTCGCCGAATCACCCCGATTTCCCGACAACGACACTCCGTCCCGGCGAGCGCTTCCAGTCAACAACCGTTTACAAACTATCTACTAAATAA
- a CDS encoding FAD/NAD(P)-binding protein: MNPKTIVIVGGGACGVATFAHLVLKLVVEPGADPVSFVVVEKREEIGPGLAYGTGQKGHLLNTSAGLMGIFAEEPDHFVEWMAGRKDFIDEHFPETETHADGYPPRQLYGVYLKDVFDEYVALARQHQMTVDIYQELAIDADLTDNQVSVTLESGRLIPADVLVLATGTPRPNNFTSLESSPNYLDSPWPAGRILNTIEDKDASVCILGASLTALDAVITLVNNGHRGPIKMYSKDGLLPRAQSPKEVPFDRQVLTLANIRKVIRENKRPLQTKDLFRLFQEEVERVEGPQDWKRFRRVGRSQLELINEDIALAEKGKSIFQNILYSTRYISFETWQLLPPDQRKLFFKWLKPYSDINRHAIPLQNAYKLRDLLASGQLTVTAYSDKIDWNEETKRFTLTTEKGHTDEADYVINATGPAMNIEKMDVPILQQMLKKGYLLPCDAGGVEADVNTMQVCVPDTKDAPVYGIGHVLVGELFDTNAVWFNVEQVDPMTTSILKRLTHERTK; encoded by the coding sequence ATGAATCCGAAAACTATCGTTATCGTGGGTGGAGGGGCCTGTGGCGTTGCTACATTTGCCCACCTTGTCCTGAAACTCGTTGTTGAACCCGGAGCTGATCCGGTTTCGTTTGTAGTCGTTGAAAAACGGGAGGAAATAGGTCCCGGCCTGGCCTACGGGACGGGTCAGAAGGGGCATCTGCTCAATACATCGGCCGGGCTGATGGGCATCTTTGCCGAAGAACCTGACCACTTTGTGGAGTGGATGGCCGGGCGGAAAGATTTCATCGACGAACACTTTCCCGAAACGGAAACCCACGCCGATGGCTACCCACCCCGTCAGCTCTACGGCGTTTATCTGAAAGATGTGTTTGATGAGTATGTAGCGCTGGCCCGTCAGCATCAGATGACCGTCGACATCTACCAGGAGTTGGCTATCGATGCCGACCTGACCGACAATCAGGTGAGTGTTACGCTGGAGTCCGGCCGTTTAATTCCGGCGGATGTACTTGTGCTGGCGACGGGAACGCCCCGACCCAATAATTTTACGTCCCTGGAATCATCCCCCAATTACCTGGATTCGCCCTGGCCAGCCGGACGGATTTTGAACACAATTGAGGATAAAGACGCGTCGGTCTGTATCCTGGGGGCCAGCCTGACAGCGCTGGACGCGGTTATTACGTTGGTCAATAATGGCCACCGCGGTCCCATCAAGATGTATTCGAAAGACGGACTGCTGCCCCGCGCGCAGTCGCCGAAGGAAGTACCATTCGATCGGCAGGTGCTGACACTGGCTAACATCCGCAAAGTAATTCGGGAGAACAAACGGCCATTGCAGACCAAAGACTTGTTCCGGTTGTTTCAGGAAGAAGTGGAACGCGTAGAAGGACCGCAGGACTGGAAACGATTCCGGCGCGTGGGCCGGTCGCAGCTCGAACTGATCAACGAGGACATAGCCCTGGCCGAGAAAGGAAAAAGTATTTTCCAGAATATCCTGTACTCAACCCGCTATATCTCGTTTGAGACCTGGCAGCTTCTGCCTCCCGATCAGCGGAAGCTGTTTTTTAAATGGCTGAAACCCTACTCTGATATCAACCGGCACGCGATTCCTTTGCAGAATGCCTACAAACTCCGGGATTTGCTGGCGTCGGGGCAATTGACCGTAACGGCCTACTCCGACAAGATCGACTGGAACGAGGAAACGAAACGGTTTACGCTCACGACCGAAAAAGGGCATACCGACGAGGCCGACTACGTAATCAACGCTACCGGGCCTGCCATGAACATCGAAAAAATGGATGTGCCTATTTTGCAGCAGATGCTGAAAAAAGGCTACCTGCTGCCCTGCGACGCGGGTGGGGTAGAGGCTGACGTCAACACCATGCAGGTATGCGTTCCTGACACAAAGGATGCGCCGGTATACGGCATTGGCCACGTACTGGTCGGCGAGTTGTTCGACACGAACGCCGTCTGGTTCAACGTCGAACAGGTCGACCCAATGACTACATCCATCCTCAAACGCCTGACGCATGAACGTACTAAATGA
- a CDS encoding DUF4249 domain-containing protein: MRFFRLLSLRWLPLLLALTGCVDPIDQTLPGVLDVVVVDGTITNLDESQVILLTRSESDPVSGRPASFPLTKATVEVVVDSNQVVAAHETLDGRYQLPSDFKGQIGHAYQLRFTLTDGTRYVSDQQVMPDVPPIDRVRAQFNPTSLAPIEVDGFRAAHDIYIDTQDPAGQTNFYRWTWKLWEKQDWCRTCTNGIYSINNVLIRTSVNGIRYFALGDSLLEDCFYYPSTPPAIKPFTYDYNCRTQCWAIIPSYKLSVFSDTYTNGGPILGKRVAQIPFYQISPCLVEIRQAGLTPSAYQFYKQLQDQTENTGGIVDTPPTASVGNVKNSVNDREIVFGVFTASAVATTRYWIDRKDTQGIPPELFRALNGRNPIPEPTFPAVPAIVVQGANQPYTAICSPNDGRTPFKPAGWRE, encoded by the coding sequence ATGCGTTTCTTTCGTCTGCTTTCCCTACGCTGGTTGCCGCTGTTGCTGGCCCTGACCGGCTGTGTCGACCCCATCGACCAGACCCTGCCCGGCGTACTGGACGTTGTTGTCGTCGATGGCACCATCACCAACCTGGACGAATCGCAGGTCATCCTGCTGACCCGCTCGGAATCGGACCCGGTCAGTGGTCGGCCGGCTTCGTTTCCGCTGACTAAAGCCACCGTAGAAGTAGTTGTTGATTCAAACCAGGTTGTTGCGGCCCACGAGACGCTGGACGGTCGTTACCAGCTACCTTCTGATTTCAAGGGGCAGATCGGCCACGCCTATCAGCTGCGGTTTACGCTCACCGACGGCACACGCTACGTCTCCGATCAGCAGGTTATGCCCGACGTACCGCCCATCGACCGGGTCCGGGCCCAGTTTAACCCAACCAGTTTAGCACCAATTGAGGTGGACGGCTTCCGGGCGGCTCACGATATCTACATCGATACGCAGGACCCCGCCGGGCAAACTAATTTCTATCGCTGGACCTGGAAATTATGGGAAAAGCAGGACTGGTGCCGTACGTGTACCAACGGTATTTATTCCATCAACAACGTCTTGATCAGGACATCGGTTAATGGTATTCGCTATTTCGCGCTGGGCGATTCGTTGCTGGAGGACTGTTTCTATTATCCATCAACGCCCCCGGCTATTAAGCCGTTTACATACGACTACAACTGCCGGACGCAGTGCTGGGCCATTATCCCCAGTTATAAACTAAGTGTTTTTTCGGATACCTACACCAATGGTGGTCCTATCCTGGGGAAACGCGTCGCGCAGATTCCATTCTATCAGATAAGTCCCTGTCTGGTTGAGATCCGGCAGGCAGGACTTACCCCCTCGGCTTATCAGTTTTACAAACAGCTTCAGGATCAGACTGAGAATACGGGCGGCATCGTCGACACGCCACCCACGGCATCGGTGGGCAACGTCAAAAACAGCGTCAACGACCGGGAAATTGTGTTCGGTGTGTTTACAGCCTCTGCCGTAGCCACGACCCGCTACTGGATAGACCGCAAGGATACGCAGGGTATCCCGCCCGAACTGTTCCGCGCCCTGAACGGCCGGAATCCCATTCCGGAACCAACGTTCCCGGCCGTCCCAGCCATCGTCGTTCAGGGCGCTAACCAGCCCTATACGGCCATCTGCTCCCCTAACGACGGCCGTACACCATTCAAACCTGCCGGCTGGCGGGAGTAG